The Solanum lycopersicum chromosome 6, SLM_r2.1 genome has a window encoding:
- the LUG1 gene encoding transcriptional corepressor LEUNIG isoform X4, translating to MSQTNWEADKMLDVYIHDYLVKRDLKASAQAFQAEGKVSSDPVAIDAPGGFLFEWWSVFWDIFIARTNEKHSEVAASYIETQIMKAREQQQQQQQSQQPQHLQQQQQQQQQQQQQQQLQMQQILLQRQQQQQQQQQQHQQQQQQQQQQQQAQQQQQRRDGNHLLNGTTNGIGGSDSLLRQNTGTANALATKMYEERLDDAAMKQRFSENVNQLLDPNHASVLKSAAAASAGQPSGQMLHGTAGSMSPQVQARSQQLPGSTPDIKTEINPMLNPRAAGPEGSLIGIPGSNQAGNNLTLKGWPLTGYDQLRSSGLLQQPKSFMQGSQPFHQLQMLSPQHQQQLILAQQNLTSTSANDVESRRLRMLLSNRNSSMGKDGLSNSVGDVVPNMSSPSQGPCPVLPRGDQDILLKLRMAQFQQQQQQQQQQHSGNPQQSQQQQLPQHSLSGQQPQSSNHSLQQDKIMGSGTGDGSMSNSFRGNDQTGRKRKHPVSSSGPANSSGTANTAGPSPSSAPSTPSTHTPGDVISMPVLQHSGSSSKPLMMFGADNNGTLTSPSNQLWDDKDFVQADMDRFEVDGSLEDNVESFLSQDEVDPRDAVGRGMDVSKGFSFNEVNAVRASSSKVVCCHFSSDGKLLASGGHDKKAVLWYTDTLKQKTTLEEHSSLITDVRFSPSMARLATSSFDKTVRVWDADNPGYSLRTFTGHSAGVMSLDFHPNKEDLICSCDGDGEIRYWSINNGSCTRVFKGGTAQVRFQPRIGRYLAAAAENVVSILDVETQACRHSLKGHTKPIHSVCWDPSGELLASVSEDSVRVWTLRSGSEGDCLHELSSNGNKFHSCVFHPAYSSLLVIGCYQSLELWNMNENKTMTLTGHEGLIASLAVSGVAGLVASASHDKFVKLWK from the exons ATGTCTCAGACCAACTGGGAAGCGGATAAAAT GTTAGATGTCTATATTCATGATTATTTAGTGAAAAGGGATCTAAAGGCTTCTGCTCAGGCCTTTCAAGCTGAAGGGAAAGTGTCATCTGACCCTGTTG CTATTGATGCTCCTGGTGGTTTTCTATTTGAATGGTGGTCTGTATTTTGGGACATATTCATCGCAAGGACCAATGAGAAGCACTCGGAAGTTGCTGCCTCTTATATCGAG ACACAAATAATGAAGGCAAGGgagcagcagcaacaacaacagcaatcTCAACAGCCTCAACATCTGcagcagcaacagcaacaacagcagcagcagcagcaacaacaacaattgcAGATGCAGCAGATTTTATTGCAGAGgcagcaacagcagcagcagcagcagcagcaacaccaacagcagcaacagcagcagcagcagcagcagcaagcacagcagcaacaacagcgTAGAGATGGTAACCACCTCTTGAACGGCACAACTAATGGGATTGGTGGAAGCGACTCTCTCCTGAGACAGAATACTGGAACTGCAAATGCATTGGCTACAAAGATGTACGAGGAAAGATTAGACGATGCAGCTATGAAG CAAAGGTTTAGTGAGAATGTCAATCAGCTTTTAGATCCAAATCATGCATCTGTGCTGAAATCTGCAGCGGCAGCATCAGCTGGGCAGCCCTCAGG GCAAATGCTGCATGGTACTGCTGGTAGCATGTCCCCACAGGTTCAGGCACGTAGTCAGCAACTTCCAGGGTCTACACCA GACATAAAGACTGAAATCAATCCGATGCTTAATCCCAGAGCTGCAGGTCCCGAAGGATCTTTGATTGGAATACCTG GATCAAATCAAGCTGGCAACAATTTGACTTTGAAAGGATGGCCCCTCACT GGCTATGATCAGCTGAGGTCGTCAGGGCTTCTCCAGCAGCCAAAGTCTTTTATGCAGGGTTCGCAGCCCTTCCATCAACTGCAAATGCTATCACCACAACACCAGCAACAACTTATCTTAGCACAGCAGAATTTGACTTCAACATCTGCTAACGACGTCGAAAGCAGAAGGCTACGGATGCTCCTTAGTAATCGGAACTCTAGTATGGGCAAGGATGGCCTTTCAAATTCTGTTGGTGATGTTGTCCCAAATATGAGTTCACCTTCACAGGGTCCTTGCCCTGTTTTGCCCCGTGGAGATCAAGATATTTTGCTCAAG TTGAGGATGGCCCAATttcagcagcagcagcagcaacaacaacaacagcataGTGGTAATCCACAGCAGTCGCAACAGCAGCAGCTTCCTCAGCACTCACTTTCTGGTCAGCAACCACAGAGTTCAAATCACAGTCTACAACAGGATAAAATTATGGGCAGTGGCACAGGAGATGGAAGCATGTCAAATTCTTTTCGTGGAAATGATCAG ACTGGGAGGAAAAGAAAACACCCTGTTTCATCTTCGGGTCCCGCCAACAGCTCAGGAACTGCAAACACCGCTGGACCTTCCCCAAGTTCTGCTCCTTCAACGCCATCAACTCACACACCTGGAGATGTGATTTCAATGCCTGTCTTACAACATAGTGGAAGTTCTTCAAAGCCATTGATGATGTTTGGAGCAGATAATAATGGAACTCTCACGTCGCCATCAAATCAATTG TGGGATGACAAAGATTTTGTGCAGGCTGATATGGATCGTTTTGAGGTCGATGGTTCTCTTGAAGATAATGTTGAATCGTTTTTATCTCAAGACGAGGTGGACCCTCGAGATGCAGTTGGTCGTGGTATGGATGTTAGTAAAG GCTTCTCATTTAATGAAGTGAATGCTGTCCGGGCCAGTAGCAGTAAAGTTGTTTGTTGTCATTTCTCCTCTGATGGAAAGTTGCTAGCTAGTGGTGGCCATGACAAAAAG GCTGTTTTATGGTATACTGATACcttaaaacaaaaaacaacACTTGAAGAGCACTCATCACTCATTACTGATGTTCGTTTCAGTCCAAGCATGGCAAGACTTGCAACATCTTCTTTTGACAAAACTGTCAGGGTTTGGGATGCGGACAAT CCGGGCTACTCACTTCGGACTTTCACTGGGCATTCTGCTGGTGTAATGTCACTTGACTTCCATCCTAATAAAGAAGATCTCATCTGTTCttgtgatggtgatggtgaaaTAAGATACTGGAGTATTAACAATGGTAGCTGCACAAGGGTGTTCAAG GGTGGGACGGCCCAGGTGAGATTCCAGCCTCGCATTGGTAGATATCTTGCTGCTGCTGCCGAGAACGTTGTATCAATACTTGATGTGGAGACACAAGCTTGTCGGCATTCGTTAAAG GGCCACACAAAACCAATCCATTCTGTCTGCTGGGATCCCTCAGGCGAGCTCCTAGCATCTGTTAGTGAAGACTCTGTAAGGGTTTGGACATTGAGATCGGGTAGTGAAGGTGACTGTCTACATGAGCTTAGTTCAAATGGCAACAAATTCCACTCGTGTGTTTTCCACCCTGCGTATTCGTCTTTGCTAGTTATCGGCTGTTACCAG TCTTTGGAGCTATGGAACATGAATGAGAACAAGACAATGACTCTCACAGGCCATGAAGGATTAATTGCTTCCTTGGCTGTATCGGGAGTCGCAGGTTTGGTTGCTTCAGCTAGTCATGACAAGTTTGTTAAGCTCTGGAAGTAA
- the LUG1 gene encoding transcriptional corepressor LEUNIG isoform X3, with protein sequence MSQTNWEADKMLDVYIHDYLVKRDLKASAQAFQAEGKVSSDPVAIDAPGGFLFEWWSVFWDIFIARTNEKHSEVAASYIETQIMKAREQQQQQQQSQQPQHLQQQQQQQQQQQQQQQLQMQQILLQRQQQQQQQQQQHQQQQQQQQQQQQAQQQQQRRDGNHLLNGTTNGIGGSDSLLRQNTGTANALATKMYEERLDDAAMKQRFSENVNQLLDPNHASVLKSAAAASAGQPSGQMLHGTAGSMSPQVQARSQQLPGSTPDIKTEINPMLNPRAAGPEGSLIGIPGSNQAGNNLTLKGWPLTGYDQLRSSGLLQQPKSFMQGSQPFHQLQMLSPQHQQQLILAQQNLTSTSANDVESRRLRMLLSNRNSSMGKDGLSNSVGDVVPNMSSPSQGPCPVLPRGDQDILLKLRMAQFQQQQQQQQQQHSGNPQQSQQQQLPQHSLSGQQPQSSNHSLQQDKIMGSGTGDGSMSNSFRGNDQTGRKRKHPVSSSGPANSSGTANTAGPSPSSAPSTPSTHTPGDVISMPVLQHSGSSSKPLMMFGADNNGTLTSPSNQLWDDKDFVQADMDRFEVDGSLEDNVESFLSQDEVDPRDAVGRGMDVSKVAGFSFNEVNAVRASSSKVVCCHFSSDGKLLASGGHDKKAVLWYTDTLKQKTTLEEHSSLITDVRFSPSMARLATSSFDKTVRVWDADNPGYSLRTFTGHSAGVMSLDFHPNKEDLICSCDGDGEIRYWSINNGSCTRVFKGGTAQVRFQPRIGRYLAAAAENVVSILDVETQACRHSLKGHTKPIHSVCWDPSGELLASVSEDSVRVWTLRSGSEGDCLHELSSNGNKFHSCVFHPAYSSLLVIGCYQSLELWNMNENKTMTLTGHEGLIASLAVSGVAGLVASASHDKFVKLWK encoded by the exons ATGTCTCAGACCAACTGGGAAGCGGATAAAAT GTTAGATGTCTATATTCATGATTATTTAGTGAAAAGGGATCTAAAGGCTTCTGCTCAGGCCTTTCAAGCTGAAGGGAAAGTGTCATCTGACCCTGTTG CTATTGATGCTCCTGGTGGTTTTCTATTTGAATGGTGGTCTGTATTTTGGGACATATTCATCGCAAGGACCAATGAGAAGCACTCGGAAGTTGCTGCCTCTTATATCGAG ACACAAATAATGAAGGCAAGGgagcagcagcaacaacaacagcaatcTCAACAGCCTCAACATCTGcagcagcaacagcaacaacagcagcagcagcagcaacaacaacaattgcAGATGCAGCAGATTTTATTGCAGAGgcagcaacagcagcagcagcagcagcagcaacaccaacagcagcaacagcagcagcagcagcagcagcaagcacagcagcaacaacagcgTAGAGATGGTAACCACCTCTTGAACGGCACAACTAATGGGATTGGTGGAAGCGACTCTCTCCTGAGACAGAATACTGGAACTGCAAATGCATTGGCTACAAAGATGTACGAGGAAAGATTAGACGATGCAGCTATGAAG CAAAGGTTTAGTGAGAATGTCAATCAGCTTTTAGATCCAAATCATGCATCTGTGCTGAAATCTGCAGCGGCAGCATCAGCTGGGCAGCCCTCAGG GCAAATGCTGCATGGTACTGCTGGTAGCATGTCCCCACAGGTTCAGGCACGTAGTCAGCAACTTCCAGGGTCTACACCA GACATAAAGACTGAAATCAATCCGATGCTTAATCCCAGAGCTGCAGGTCCCGAAGGATCTTTGATTGGAATACCTG GATCAAATCAAGCTGGCAACAATTTGACTTTGAAAGGATGGCCCCTCACT GGCTATGATCAGCTGAGGTCGTCAGGGCTTCTCCAGCAGCCAAAGTCTTTTATGCAGGGTTCGCAGCCCTTCCATCAACTGCAAATGCTATCACCACAACACCAGCAACAACTTATCTTAGCACAGCAGAATTTGACTTCAACATCTGCTAACGACGTCGAAAGCAGAAGGCTACGGATGCTCCTTAGTAATCGGAACTCTAGTATGGGCAAGGATGGCCTTTCAAATTCTGTTGGTGATGTTGTCCCAAATATGAGTTCACCTTCACAGGGTCCTTGCCCTGTTTTGCCCCGTGGAGATCAAGATATTTTGCTCAAG TTGAGGATGGCCCAATttcagcagcagcagcagcaacaacaacaacagcataGTGGTAATCCACAGCAGTCGCAACAGCAGCAGCTTCCTCAGCACTCACTTTCTGGTCAGCAACCACAGAGTTCAAATCACAGTCTACAACAGGATAAAATTATGGGCAGTGGCACAGGAGATGGAAGCATGTCAAATTCTTTTCGTGGAAATGATCAG ACTGGGAGGAAAAGAAAACACCCTGTTTCATCTTCGGGTCCCGCCAACAGCTCAGGAACTGCAAACACCGCTGGACCTTCCCCAAGTTCTGCTCCTTCAACGCCATCAACTCACACACCTGGAGATGTGATTTCAATGCCTGTCTTACAACATAGTGGAAGTTCTTCAAAGCCATTGATGATGTTTGGAGCAGATAATAATGGAACTCTCACGTCGCCATCAAATCAATTG TGGGATGACAAAGATTTTGTGCAGGCTGATATGGATCGTTTTGAGGTCGATGGTTCTCTTGAAGATAATGTTGAATCGTTTTTATCTCAAGACGAGGTGGACCCTCGAGATGCAGTTGGTCGTGGTATGGATGTTAGTAAAG TTGCAGGCTTCTCATTTAATGAAGTGAATGCTGTCCGGGCCAGTAGCAGTAAAGTTGTTTGTTGTCATTTCTCCTCTGATGGAAAGTTGCTAGCTAGTGGTGGCCATGACAAAAAG GCTGTTTTATGGTATACTGATACcttaaaacaaaaaacaacACTTGAAGAGCACTCATCACTCATTACTGATGTTCGTTTCAGTCCAAGCATGGCAAGACTTGCAACATCTTCTTTTGACAAAACTGTCAGGGTTTGGGATGCGGACAAT CCGGGCTACTCACTTCGGACTTTCACTGGGCATTCTGCTGGTGTAATGTCACTTGACTTCCATCCTAATAAAGAAGATCTCATCTGTTCttgtgatggtgatggtgaaaTAAGATACTGGAGTATTAACAATGGTAGCTGCACAAGGGTGTTCAAG GGTGGGACGGCCCAGGTGAGATTCCAGCCTCGCATTGGTAGATATCTTGCTGCTGCTGCCGAGAACGTTGTATCAATACTTGATGTGGAGACACAAGCTTGTCGGCATTCGTTAAAG GGCCACACAAAACCAATCCATTCTGTCTGCTGGGATCCCTCAGGCGAGCTCCTAGCATCTGTTAGTGAAGACTCTGTAAGGGTTTGGACATTGAGATCGGGTAGTGAAGGTGACTGTCTACATGAGCTTAGTTCAAATGGCAACAAATTCCACTCGTGTGTTTTCCACCCTGCGTATTCGTCTTTGCTAGTTATCGGCTGTTACCAG TCTTTGGAGCTATGGAACATGAATGAGAACAAGACAATGACTCTCACAGGCCATGAAGGATTAATTGCTTCCTTGGCTGTATCGGGAGTCGCAGGTTTGGTTGCTTCAGCTAGTCATGACAAGTTTGTTAAGCTCTGGAAGTAA
- the LUG1 gene encoding transcriptional corepressor LEUNIG isoform X2 — translation MSQTNWEADKMLDVYIHDYLVKRDLKASAQAFQAEGKVSSDPVAIDAPGGFLFEWWSVFWDIFIARTNEKHSEVAASYIETQIMKAREQQQQQQQSQQPQHLQQQQQQQQQQQQQQQLQMQQILLQRQQQQQQQQQQHQQQQQQQQQQQQAQQQQQRRDGNHLLNGTTNGIGGSDSLLRQNTGTANALATKMYEERLDDAAMKQRFSENVNQLLDPNHASVLKSAAAASAGQPSGQMLHGTAGSMSPQVQARSQQLPGSTPDIKTEINPMLNPRAAGPEGSLIGIPGSNQAGNNLTLKGWPLTGYDQLRSSGLLQQPKSFMQGSQPFHQLQMLSPQHQQQLILAQQNLTSTSANDVESRRLRMLLSNRNSSMGKDGLSNSVGDVVPNMSSPSQGPCPVLPRGDQDILLKLRMAQFQQQQQQQQQQHSGNPQQSQQQQLPQHSLSGQQPQSSNHSLQQDKIMGSGTGDGSMSNSFRGNDQASKNQTGRKRKHPVSSSGPANSSGTANTAGPSPSSAPSTPSTHTPGDVISMPVLQHSGSSSKPLMMFGADNNGTLTSPSNQLWDDKDFVQADMDRFEVDGSLEDNVESFLSQDEVDPRDAVGRGMDVSKGFSFNEVNAVRASSSKVVCCHFSSDGKLLASGGHDKKAVLWYTDTLKQKTTLEEHSSLITDVRFSPSMARLATSSFDKTVRVWDADNPGYSLRTFTGHSAGVMSLDFHPNKEDLICSCDGDGEIRYWSINNGSCTRVFKGGTAQVRFQPRIGRYLAAAAENVVSILDVETQACRHSLKGHTKPIHSVCWDPSGELLASVSEDSVRVWTLRSGSEGDCLHELSSNGNKFHSCVFHPAYSSLLVIGCYQSLELWNMNENKTMTLTGHEGLIASLAVSGVAGLVASASHDKFVKLWK, via the exons ATGTCTCAGACCAACTGGGAAGCGGATAAAAT GTTAGATGTCTATATTCATGATTATTTAGTGAAAAGGGATCTAAAGGCTTCTGCTCAGGCCTTTCAAGCTGAAGGGAAAGTGTCATCTGACCCTGTTG CTATTGATGCTCCTGGTGGTTTTCTATTTGAATGGTGGTCTGTATTTTGGGACATATTCATCGCAAGGACCAATGAGAAGCACTCGGAAGTTGCTGCCTCTTATATCGAG ACACAAATAATGAAGGCAAGGgagcagcagcaacaacaacagcaatcTCAACAGCCTCAACATCTGcagcagcaacagcaacaacagcagcagcagcagcaacaacaacaattgcAGATGCAGCAGATTTTATTGCAGAGgcagcaacagcagcagcagcagcagcagcaacaccaacagcagcaacagcagcagcagcagcagcagcaagcacagcagcaacaacagcgTAGAGATGGTAACCACCTCTTGAACGGCACAACTAATGGGATTGGTGGAAGCGACTCTCTCCTGAGACAGAATACTGGAACTGCAAATGCATTGGCTACAAAGATGTACGAGGAAAGATTAGACGATGCAGCTATGAAG CAAAGGTTTAGTGAGAATGTCAATCAGCTTTTAGATCCAAATCATGCATCTGTGCTGAAATCTGCAGCGGCAGCATCAGCTGGGCAGCCCTCAGG GCAAATGCTGCATGGTACTGCTGGTAGCATGTCCCCACAGGTTCAGGCACGTAGTCAGCAACTTCCAGGGTCTACACCA GACATAAAGACTGAAATCAATCCGATGCTTAATCCCAGAGCTGCAGGTCCCGAAGGATCTTTGATTGGAATACCTG GATCAAATCAAGCTGGCAACAATTTGACTTTGAAAGGATGGCCCCTCACT GGCTATGATCAGCTGAGGTCGTCAGGGCTTCTCCAGCAGCCAAAGTCTTTTATGCAGGGTTCGCAGCCCTTCCATCAACTGCAAATGCTATCACCACAACACCAGCAACAACTTATCTTAGCACAGCAGAATTTGACTTCAACATCTGCTAACGACGTCGAAAGCAGAAGGCTACGGATGCTCCTTAGTAATCGGAACTCTAGTATGGGCAAGGATGGCCTTTCAAATTCTGTTGGTGATGTTGTCCCAAATATGAGTTCACCTTCACAGGGTCCTTGCCCTGTTTTGCCCCGTGGAGATCAAGATATTTTGCTCAAG TTGAGGATGGCCCAATttcagcagcagcagcagcaacaacaacaacagcataGTGGTAATCCACAGCAGTCGCAACAGCAGCAGCTTCCTCAGCACTCACTTTCTGGTCAGCAACCACAGAGTTCAAATCACAGTCTACAACAGGATAAAATTATGGGCAGTGGCACAGGAGATGGAAGCATGTCAAATTCTTTTCGTGGAAATGATCAG GCTTCAAAAAACCAGACTGGGAGGAAAAGAAAACACCCTGTTTCATCTTCGGGTCCCGCCAACAGCTCAGGAACTGCAAACACCGCTGGACCTTCCCCAAGTTCTGCTCCTTCAACGCCATCAACTCACACACCTGGAGATGTGATTTCAATGCCTGTCTTACAACATAGTGGAAGTTCTTCAAAGCCATTGATGATGTTTGGAGCAGATAATAATGGAACTCTCACGTCGCCATCAAATCAATTG TGGGATGACAAAGATTTTGTGCAGGCTGATATGGATCGTTTTGAGGTCGATGGTTCTCTTGAAGATAATGTTGAATCGTTTTTATCTCAAGACGAGGTGGACCCTCGAGATGCAGTTGGTCGTGGTATGGATGTTAGTAAAG GCTTCTCATTTAATGAAGTGAATGCTGTCCGGGCCAGTAGCAGTAAAGTTGTTTGTTGTCATTTCTCCTCTGATGGAAAGTTGCTAGCTAGTGGTGGCCATGACAAAAAG GCTGTTTTATGGTATACTGATACcttaaaacaaaaaacaacACTTGAAGAGCACTCATCACTCATTACTGATGTTCGTTTCAGTCCAAGCATGGCAAGACTTGCAACATCTTCTTTTGACAAAACTGTCAGGGTTTGGGATGCGGACAAT CCGGGCTACTCACTTCGGACTTTCACTGGGCATTCTGCTGGTGTAATGTCACTTGACTTCCATCCTAATAAAGAAGATCTCATCTGTTCttgtgatggtgatggtgaaaTAAGATACTGGAGTATTAACAATGGTAGCTGCACAAGGGTGTTCAAG GGTGGGACGGCCCAGGTGAGATTCCAGCCTCGCATTGGTAGATATCTTGCTGCTGCTGCCGAGAACGTTGTATCAATACTTGATGTGGAGACACAAGCTTGTCGGCATTCGTTAAAG GGCCACACAAAACCAATCCATTCTGTCTGCTGGGATCCCTCAGGCGAGCTCCTAGCATCTGTTAGTGAAGACTCTGTAAGGGTTTGGACATTGAGATCGGGTAGTGAAGGTGACTGTCTACATGAGCTTAGTTCAAATGGCAACAAATTCCACTCGTGTGTTTTCCACCCTGCGTATTCGTCTTTGCTAGTTATCGGCTGTTACCAG TCTTTGGAGCTATGGAACATGAATGAGAACAAGACAATGACTCTCACAGGCCATGAAGGATTAATTGCTTCCTTGGCTGTATCGGGAGTCGCAGGTTTGGTTGCTTCAGCTAGTCATGACAAGTTTGTTAAGCTCTGGAAGTAA
- the LUG1 gene encoding transcriptional corepressor LEUNIG isoform X8 yields MSQTNWEADKMLDVYIHDYLVKRDLKASAQAFQAEGKVSSDPVAIDAPGGFLFEWWSVFWDIFIARTNEKHSEVAASYIETQIMKAREQQQQQQQSQQPQHLQQQQQQQQQQQQQQQLQMQQILLQRQQQQQQQQQQHQQQQQQQQQQQQAQQQQQRRDGNHLLNGTTNGIGGSDSLLRQNTGTANALATKMYEERLDDAAMKQRFSENVNQLLDPNHASVLKSAAAASAGQPSGQMLHGTAGSMSPQVQARSQQLPGSTPDIKTEINPMLNPRAAGPEGSLIGIPGSNQAGNNLTLKGWPLTGYDQLRSSGLLQQPKSFMQGSQPFHQLQMLSPQHQQQLILAQQNLTSTSANDVESRRLRMLLSNRNSSMGKDGLSNSVGDVVPNMSSPSQGPCPVLPRGDQDILLKLRMAQFQQQQQQQQQQHSGNPQQSQQQQLPQHSLSGQQPQSSNHSLQQDKIMGSGTGDGSMSNSFRGNDQTGRKRKHPVSSSGPANSSGTANTAGPSPSSAPSTPSTHTPGDVISMPVLQHSGSSSKPLMMFGADNNGTLTSPSNQLADMDRFEVDGSLEDNVESFLSQDEVDPRDAVGRGMDVSKGFSFNEVNAVRASSSKVVCCHFSSDGKLLASGGHDKKAVLWYTDTLKQKTTLEEHSSLITDVRFSPSMARLATSSFDKTVRVWDADNPGYSLRTFTGHSAGVMSLDFHPNKEDLICSCDGDGEIRYWSINNGSCTRVFKGGTAQVRFQPRIGRYLAAAAENVVSILDVETQACRHSLKGHTKPIHSVCWDPSGELLASVSEDSVRVWTLRSGSEGDCLHELSSNGNKFHSCVFHPAYSSLLVIGCYQSLELWNMNENKTMTLTGHEGLIASLAVSGVAGLVASASHDKFVKLWK; encoded by the exons ATGTCTCAGACCAACTGGGAAGCGGATAAAAT GTTAGATGTCTATATTCATGATTATTTAGTGAAAAGGGATCTAAAGGCTTCTGCTCAGGCCTTTCAAGCTGAAGGGAAAGTGTCATCTGACCCTGTTG CTATTGATGCTCCTGGTGGTTTTCTATTTGAATGGTGGTCTGTATTTTGGGACATATTCATCGCAAGGACCAATGAGAAGCACTCGGAAGTTGCTGCCTCTTATATCGAG ACACAAATAATGAAGGCAAGGgagcagcagcaacaacaacagcaatcTCAACAGCCTCAACATCTGcagcagcaacagcaacaacagcagcagcagcagcaacaacaacaattgcAGATGCAGCAGATTTTATTGCAGAGgcagcaacagcagcagcagcagcagcagcaacaccaacagcagcaacagcagcagcagcagcagcagcaagcacagcagcaacaacagcgTAGAGATGGTAACCACCTCTTGAACGGCACAACTAATGGGATTGGTGGAAGCGACTCTCTCCTGAGACAGAATACTGGAACTGCAAATGCATTGGCTACAAAGATGTACGAGGAAAGATTAGACGATGCAGCTATGAAG CAAAGGTTTAGTGAGAATGTCAATCAGCTTTTAGATCCAAATCATGCATCTGTGCTGAAATCTGCAGCGGCAGCATCAGCTGGGCAGCCCTCAGG GCAAATGCTGCATGGTACTGCTGGTAGCATGTCCCCACAGGTTCAGGCACGTAGTCAGCAACTTCCAGGGTCTACACCA GACATAAAGACTGAAATCAATCCGATGCTTAATCCCAGAGCTGCAGGTCCCGAAGGATCTTTGATTGGAATACCTG GATCAAATCAAGCTGGCAACAATTTGACTTTGAAAGGATGGCCCCTCACT GGCTATGATCAGCTGAGGTCGTCAGGGCTTCTCCAGCAGCCAAAGTCTTTTATGCAGGGTTCGCAGCCCTTCCATCAACTGCAAATGCTATCACCACAACACCAGCAACAACTTATCTTAGCACAGCAGAATTTGACTTCAACATCTGCTAACGACGTCGAAAGCAGAAGGCTACGGATGCTCCTTAGTAATCGGAACTCTAGTATGGGCAAGGATGGCCTTTCAAATTCTGTTGGTGATGTTGTCCCAAATATGAGTTCACCTTCACAGGGTCCTTGCCCTGTTTTGCCCCGTGGAGATCAAGATATTTTGCTCAAG TTGAGGATGGCCCAATttcagcagcagcagcagcaacaacaacaacagcataGTGGTAATCCACAGCAGTCGCAACAGCAGCAGCTTCCTCAGCACTCACTTTCTGGTCAGCAACCACAGAGTTCAAATCACAGTCTACAACAGGATAAAATTATGGGCAGTGGCACAGGAGATGGAAGCATGTCAAATTCTTTTCGTGGAAATGATCAG ACTGGGAGGAAAAGAAAACACCCTGTTTCATCTTCGGGTCCCGCCAACAGCTCAGGAACTGCAAACACCGCTGGACCTTCCCCAAGTTCTGCTCCTTCAACGCCATCAACTCACACACCTGGAGATGTGATTTCAATGCCTGTCTTACAACATAGTGGAAGTTCTTCAAAGCCATTGATGATGTTTGGAGCAGATAATAATGGAACTCTCACGTCGCCATCAAATCAATTG GCTGATATGGATCGTTTTGAGGTCGATGGTTCTCTTGAAGATAATGTTGAATCGTTTTTATCTCAAGACGAGGTGGACCCTCGAGATGCAGTTGGTCGTGGTATGGATGTTAGTAAAG GCTTCTCATTTAATGAAGTGAATGCTGTCCGGGCCAGTAGCAGTAAAGTTGTTTGTTGTCATTTCTCCTCTGATGGAAAGTTGCTAGCTAGTGGTGGCCATGACAAAAAG GCTGTTTTATGGTATACTGATACcttaaaacaaaaaacaacACTTGAAGAGCACTCATCACTCATTACTGATGTTCGTTTCAGTCCAAGCATGGCAAGACTTGCAACATCTTCTTTTGACAAAACTGTCAGGGTTTGGGATGCGGACAAT CCGGGCTACTCACTTCGGACTTTCACTGGGCATTCTGCTGGTGTAATGTCACTTGACTTCCATCCTAATAAAGAAGATCTCATCTGTTCttgtgatggtgatggtgaaaTAAGATACTGGAGTATTAACAATGGTAGCTGCACAAGGGTGTTCAAG GGTGGGACGGCCCAGGTGAGATTCCAGCCTCGCATTGGTAGATATCTTGCTGCTGCTGCCGAGAACGTTGTATCAATACTTGATGTGGAGACACAAGCTTGTCGGCATTCGTTAAAG GGCCACACAAAACCAATCCATTCTGTCTGCTGGGATCCCTCAGGCGAGCTCCTAGCATCTGTTAGTGAAGACTCTGTAAGGGTTTGGACATTGAGATCGGGTAGTGAAGGTGACTGTCTACATGAGCTTAGTTCAAATGGCAACAAATTCCACTCGTGTGTTTTCCACCCTGCGTATTCGTCTTTGCTAGTTATCGGCTGTTACCAG TCTTTGGAGCTATGGAACATGAATGAGAACAAGACAATGACTCTCACAGGCCATGAAGGATTAATTGCTTCCTTGGCTGTATCGGGAGTCGCAGGTTTGGTTGCTTCAGCTAGTCATGACAAGTTTGTTAAGCTCTGGAAGTAA